In Oryza sativa Japonica Group chromosome 8, ASM3414082v1, the sequence GTAAACATAATAAACCACGGATCTGACAATATTGTATAGATCTAAAATATAGGTATggtaaattgcatataaaatattgcgtacttgtgtagatatatgccggatatatctatggaattagtagattgatttcgattaaggctgtgtttgaggagaggtgattgagaagattgggaagatacgcaaaacgaggtgagccattagtgcatgattaattgggtattaactattttaaacttcaaaaatagattaatatgattttttaaaacaactttcatatagaaaatatttgaaaaaacacaccatttagtagtttgggaagcgtgcgcgtggaaaacgaaacaaacaaactcGCTTTGTTCtccaaacgaacgcagcctaagaaATCAATCTTACTAAATACCTTAATTTGTGTGCAGCAACCTGATGGACAGGTGTAGTGTTAGATTTATATAGGGccacatgtacatatatacctCCATGTGCTCTATACTTTTAGCTGTTTAATTGTTCTGTTTACTTGTGACGTGCATCCCTGGAACGTGGTCAGGTTGCCGACTAGCAATTGAATTCTACTAGTGCAAACACACGAACTCCTCGATTCCTATTAGAATATAGGCCAAGAAACATATCGGTATAGCGCCTCCTCGCGGATTCTCCCGAAGCGCGAGTGCGTCGTGGATGGCGCTCCTTAGAGCAAATATAACAGTGAGCTATAATACTACTCTAAGCTTATATGAAGGAGAGAGGTAATCAAAACTCAAtagtgttggctctcatgcaagagctaactTAACACAAGCTtcaagacaaatacattaaatgtacaAGTGAAGTGAGAGacagaggaaggagaagaaaattatacCCAACCTTATagttaatctattatatatgttggctttaaaataggctaatagtaggaagtgagctcttctattatccttgctctcaGGAGAACATCTGTGCTCTTGAAATCCGCGGTGGTGACGTCTCGAAGCTTGGTCGATCTCGCCGAATCGAATAGTTGATAGTGATGATTCCGATCTCGTCGGGGGACATACTCCGGTCAAGTTAGATCTCTCtacagccgaagtcgtcgagcAGTTTAttgttggagaatccatctcttgaaccAATCTCGTCAAAAgcttgaagcaccaaaatccccctacccgGCGCGCCACAGTTGACGTTTGAGAtcgcgactacggtatttgtatggtatggggatcattagtaccagggtatatgcgagattgagataaaagagatggagacaaagatttttatacaggttcgagccccttatctgacaagtaatagccctacatcctgttcaTATGGGATTGATATAGAGATCCACAGAGTACGacaattgggataacctatctagccgTCGTCAACTTGGCGGCATGAACACCAACTCTTAGTCGACTAcggggtagtcttcctcctcgaatatgAACCCGTTgagatcagagatggcgctagatccctcttacCGGTCTCCATAGGTACCGGATTGGGTTTGTCTAGACTAATATCTGATATTGACGTTTGGCGGCGTATTGGCTTGTGTATTGTGGCTTTATGGTTTGTCCCTTCTTCTtttagggggtcttgtatttatacccatagataaCCCCTTATCTAAGTacaatatttgaattttttttcttacaagtACGTTCACTCTTACATAAAATTTGTGATTAACAACAATTGAACTATATGTATTTTGTCCTACAATAACCGATAATAACACAATGTTGTGTATGAACTTAGGCAAAGATGGAAACATATTGAAAGTTTTATCGCATAACCAGGGGCGGACCTAGGATTTTAAGGTTAGGTATTCAAAATAAAGAGGGGAAAAGAATTTTTACACTAAAAAATCCTAATAATTGGCTTATATACTATCACATACTATTAGTTGTataatatataacatatataacACAAAATTGAGCATAACTTTATGTATATAGAATTTTTGGTTGGGTAAAATAGAGTGAATCAATTGTGCTAATGGGCCAACAAAGAAGGGGATGACACGGTTAGATGGTTTCTTTGCTTGATTGGGCCGTTTGAtgtcttttctttaattttttaaatacacATATAAAATACAtagtatatatatctattttttttttgccaaaattctTGGGTATTCATTTGAATACCCTTGAATTGTTGTAGGCCCGTCCCTGCACATaacggcctcatcttttcgcttatggtTATACtcatcagccaaaatttaaatttttaaccttaaatttgaagttgattttgaggttttttcatcgaagttcatttttcaatatttgCTTATAAATTggtaagaacacgtatataaaagttttattcacaaattaccgtttcgcttatgcttaaAATCAGCCGATTAATGGCTTCCTTAAGTCCAATTTTATGGGAGCACGTGATTATGTTATTCACTTGTTTGCTACTAGTAGCATAAGAAGTCAAATTTAAAACGACACGAAATCGTGAGAAACTCCACCGCACCAGCAAGGCAGCAACAGACAACCCCCTTCCCCGTCGCCAATCGCCATCACGACCGGTCGAGCCGATTACCCTGGCCCCACCCACTTCCCCGCGGCCACACGTGGGCCCCCACGCGCCCCTCCCCGCACCGGATCCCATCCACCTCGCGGCCCGCCGCgccggcaccaccaccaccacccctcgccgccgacgcgtcgccgtcgcctctccTCCGATCGATCCCCCCCCCTCGCATGCGCCGCCCCAATGCCCGCGCCCATCACCCGCGTGGCGAAtcgcaggaggcggcggcgacaaccctagctcctcctcctcgtccgaCCATTTCCTCCGCGATGggctcccgccgcgcccgcggccgccgcctcctcgccgccctcctcgccgccgcgttcgcCGTCGCGCTCCTCCTGCTGGTGCCCCgctcgccgcgtcgtcgtccccACGAGTACGGCGTCGTCATCGACGCCGGTAGCACGGGGAGCCGCGTCCACGTCATCGCctaccgctcctcctcctcctcccccgcctccgcgCTCCCGCGGATCGACTGGGCGCGCACGGCGTCGATGAAGGCGGCCCCGGGGCTGTCGTCCTTCGCCTCCGACCCGGGCGGCGCGGGCCGGTCGCTGGCGCCGCTCCTGGAgttcgcgcgccgccgcgtgccgccggAGAGCTGGGCGGAGACCGACGTGCGCCTCATGGCCACCGCGGGGCTCCGGCTGCTCGACGCCGCGGTGGCCGAGGCTGTGTTGGATTCGTGCAGGGTGTTGCTGCGGGGATCGGGGTTCCAGTTCCAGGACGATTGGGCCACCGTGATCTCAGGCATGCTACATAATGAAAGCGTAGAATTCTTATCTTTTGTATATAGTGGAAAAGTGCGGAGCCACAGTTCTTTCATGCTACTGATCAATACGATATCGAATGGAGTTCATTTCAATTGCCTGTTTAGGGATGGGATTGTGTTTGATCTGGGCTGATTTGTGCGCCTGCGTGCATGATAGTTTGGAATAATTGGGTACTTTTGTTCAGGTGATCATAAAATTGCTTATTACTTTCGTGCAGGAGCTGAGGAAGGGATGTATGCATGGATTGCAGCAAATTATGCGCTGGGTACCCTAGGCGATGACTCACAAGATACTACGGGGATAATTGAGCTTGGTGGAGCTTCCGTTCAGGTTTCATGTATCGTTTTCACACGAATGAATTGAACTTCATGCAATGAAAGTTTGTCAGGATGTCTTATTATTGTACCCTTTTTGTTGAATAGGTAACTTTTGTTACGGACAAACCTTTGCCTCCAGAGTTCTCTCATACTCTGAAGTTCGGTGATGCCACATATAATCTGTACAGTCACAGCTTTCTACAACTTGGTCAGGTGATTTGTGCAAATATTTATTATTGTGTATTTAACTGTTACCTGTGATGAGCTATGATCATTATCTTAGTTTCATGTGGCATCAATAAACTTTTGGGTAAAGGTATGTTACAATATCTTGCTTGTTTCCTGTGCAGAATGTTGCGTACGAATCACTCCATGACATGCTGAGCACACCTGGGCATAAATCAAGTAAGTTGATTTGTTAATATATGTGTAGTTGCTAATGTTACTGATTGAGACTTCACTCCATTCCAAAGCTTAGATTTTAGTTGTTTGCTCATTTAATATGCCATtgtctcttttccttttatatGGTTCCTTTCTATGTCCATGGGATACACTTACCTACCCTGTAAAACAACTAGCAGTGCAATTCTTTGGTCTTTCTACTTAAGATTTGATTTGTTATGCAGTGGCAACACATTTAATTTCTCAAGCTAAGTACAGAGATCCTTGCACTCCAAGGGGATTTTCGCCCATGGAGGGAGCAGTTAAACTTCCTGCCAGTGTTCTTGAGTCGAAGGTTGAGTACAGACCTTATGCTCATGCTGTTGGTAACTTCTCCGAATGTAGATCTGCAGCACTAACACTATTGCAGAAAGGAAGAGGTATATATCTGCTCTTGCTGCATTGAGCTGTCCTTTAGTTAAGAACATATGTCACCCTTCAGAGGAAAAtctttaatttaaaaaggttaTTTAACTGATGAGATATTTTGTGTTGAGGAGTAAACTGTAAAGTATGAAAAATACATGCTTTGTTGATAAATGATCAGAAGTTCTCTATACTTCTTATTATCCTTGAGAAGATGACAAAAAGCAAAAGCAAAGTTGTCTGTACTGTTGAATTTGTTTGGACCACAACAGCCATGTTCTGTTCTCTAAACTCATTCCTAAGGTTGCTATTTCTTGATTCATGATTTGCAATGTAAACAATTCAATGGTGTATACCTTTTCTGGCAGTTTCTTGTTCTTTGATTCCATAATATAATAAAAGGAGCTGAGAATTTCCTCCTGTTGCAGAGGAATGTAGGTACCATGAATGCCGTATGGGAGCAGCATTTGTACCAGACCTTGATGGGAAATTTTTAGCAACAGAGAATTTCTACCATACTTCCAAGGTTTATTTCCCCTTTCTCCCTCCTCCTGGTTGGCCATTTGGGTGTCTTTCAAAGTGTATTTGGTATGTGTAGGGAAGACGAGAATTCCAAAGGCAACCTTTTGGCTTTTCACCTTTTTTGGGATAAGTTCAATATCCCCATAGGTCAGAACCATATCTCACAAGACACAACACATGGAACTCACTATGGATGTTTTCGGTTGTTGCCAGTTGCCACCACTGGTGGCAACACGACAAGGACAAAAGAGGATAATGATGACTGATCAGCTAGTAGAAAAGAGCGAGAACATGATAGGCTGCCTAGTGGATCTCATGTTCATGACTTCACATCTGCTGACATATTAAGAATTCTGGGAAAATCTTGGAAAATTAAAACAAGAGGATTGCATTTATGCAATAAAATGACTTAGCAGAATGTAGAGTGCCCATGAATCAAAATGGTATGCTCCTGTGCCTCAAAATTTGGTTAGTTCCACAAAATTCGGTTAGTGCCTTGAGATGTGTCTTTATAACGTTTGCCCATTGAGGAAAATGATAGTGCAGCCATTGTAATATTTCTACTCACAGGCCTTCTGCGCCCTCTTTAATGTTAATTTGTTTTATAGTAGGTTGTGTTTTGTAGCATGTCATTTACTATAAGTCTATCGTTTTACTTAGATTCAGTTCCCTGGGTCTGCGAGGATGGTCGGCTTGAACATTTCAACTTTTTTGTGGAACTAATTTTGGATCCTTCATTACTTGGCAGTTCTTTAGGTTGCGTTCTAAGTCTTTTCTTTCTGACCTGATGCTGGCTGGGGAGAAATTTTGCCGAGGAGACTGGTCAAAGATTAAAAAGGAGTACCGTTCTTTCAATGAGGGGGAGCTGCTTCTTTTTTGCTTTTCCTCAGCATATATTGTTGCTTTGCTGCATGATACTCTAAAGGTCCCGCTGGATGATAAGAGGTGCGATCTTTTCTGCTGTTCTAATATTTCTATTTCACATTTTGAACTTCAGGATTTAAAATGTTCATTTTGTTTCAGGATTGATGTTGCGAATCAAATTGGCGGTGTGCCTGTTGACTGGGCATTGGGTGCTTTCATTGTGCAGAAGGCGTCAAACCAGACAGAGTACTCAGATTCATCAGTTCCATATCTAAACAGCTATTACTATTCTGGGTTGGTTCCACTCCTCTTCATTTCCGCTGTCGTTCTATTTACAGCATGCTCCATCCTGAGGGGGAGAAGATCTCGCCTGAAGACGGTATACGACATGGAGAAAGGCCGGTACATCATAACCAGGGTGAGACGATGAGCCTTGCGCGTCGTCGCTGGGATTTGGTGGAGCTCCTGCGGTGGGGTGCCAGTGATCGTGTTTGTAAATTCTCGTAGTATATACACGATATCTGCTAGGCAGCCATATATATGGTTCTGACGTTGCCTTGCTGAATGAATCTTGACTGTAAAAGCAGCCCTTTGTAGTTAATACAACGATGTGGGTTGCTTTTGCTGCAACGGTCGTGTTTCCAGAATGCTCAATGATGTACTGGTCTCAAAATATTGCTGATGACCTGATGTATAGCAGCAATTTTGTCTCCGTAAAATGTACCCAATGATTTCTCGAGCTGACTAGCTAAAATTTGTAAATGTACATCCAGAGAACAAATTATCAATATCAGGTACACAACCACCAAAAGAGAGAGTTTTGAAATTTTGTTCATTTACATTCAGCAAACAGTATCCGGTTTGTATATTAGCACTTCACCTGCTTCATTGTTTGTATTGACAAATTTCAAGTTTTATGTTATCCATATGATCCATATGCTACTGAACTCGTTATCTTGTGTCTAGTTGTTACGAGAGTCCATAGCTTATCCTTATTTCTAACAATAGAAACGGTAGGAGATTGTAATCATTTTCTTATTTAATGCAATTCCGATTGTGGTATTTTTAAGAAACCATAAAATGCAAATGTACCATAACCATGCATTTACTGTTTGATTCTCTTTAAATACAGTTTACTTACTTCTCAACGGTGGTAATAGTATTATTAACGAAAAAGAAATTATATctcagaaagaaaaagaaaaaagaaaaacaaaaatgataCTGCTGCGAGCCTCACCGTTCTTCTCGCTTGCAACATTCTGAGG encodes:
- the LOC4345665 gene encoding probable apyrase 5 isoform X2: MRRPNARAHHPRGESQEAAATTLAPPPRPTISSAMGSRRARGRRLLAALLAAAFAVALLLLVPRSPRRRPHEYGVVIDAGSTGSRVHVIAYRSSSSSPASALPRIDWARTASMKAAPGLSSFASDPGGAGRSLAPLLEFARRRVPPESWAETDVRLMATAGLRLLDAAVAEAVLDSCRVLLRGSGFQFQDDWATVISGAEEGMYAWIAANYALGTLGDDSQDTTGIIELGGASVQVTFVTDKPLPPEFSHTLKFGDATYNLYSHSFLQLGQNVAYESLHDMLSTPGHKSMATHLISQAKYRDPCTPRGFSPMEGAVKLPASVLESKVEYRPYAHAVGNFSECRSAALTLLQKGREECRYHECRMGAAFVPDLDGKFLATENFYHTSKFFRLRSKSFLSDLMLAGEKFCRGDWSKIKKEYRSFNEGELLLFCFSSAYIVALLHDTLKVPLDDKRIDVANQIGGVPVDWALGAFIVQKASNQTDMLHPEGEKISPEDGIRHGERPVHHNQGETMSLARRRWDLVELLRWGASDRVCKFS
- the LOC4345665 gene encoding probable apyrase 6 isoform X1; this encodes MRRPNARAHHPRGESQEAAATTLAPPPRPTISSAMGSRRARGRRLLAALLAAAFAVALLLLVPRSPRRRPHEYGVVIDAGSTGSRVHVIAYRSSSSSPASALPRIDWARTASMKAAPGLSSFASDPGGAGRSLAPLLEFARRRVPPESWAETDVRLMATAGLRLLDAAVAEAVLDSCRVLLRGSGFQFQDDWATVISGAEEGMYAWIAANYALGTLGDDSQDTTGIIELGGASVQVTFVTDKPLPPEFSHTLKFGDATYNLYSHSFLQLGQNVAYESLHDMLSTPGHKSMATHLISQAKYRDPCTPRGFSPMEGAVKLPASVLESKVEYRPYAHAVGNFSECRSAALTLLQKGREECRYHECRMGAAFVPDLDGKFLATENFYHTSKFFRLRSKSFLSDLMLAGEKFCRGDWSKIKKEYRSFNEGELLLFCFSSAYIVALLHDTLKVPLDDKRIDVANQIGGVPVDWALGAFIVQKASNQTEYSDSSVPYLNSYYYSGLVPLLFISAVVLFTACSILRGRRSRLKTVYDMEKGRYIITRVRR